The following DNA comes from Anaerostipes rhamnosivorans.
CCGATGAGGGCTGTAAAAACGTGGTGATGGAGGTGTCCTCACAGGGATTGATGCTGCACCGGGTCAGCGGATTCACTTTCGACTACGGAATCTTTACCAATCTTGCCGAAGACCATATCGGGGAAAATGAGCACAAGGATATGGATGATTATATTCACTGCAAGTCTCTGCTGTTTCAGCAGTGCAGGCAGGGAATCGTTAACGGCGATGACGCTTATGTGGAGAGGATCATCAAAGGACATACCTGCTCCCTGGAGACGTTTGGCATGGATGAGGCTAACGATGTGTATGCCCAAAATATAAAGAGGATCCAGGAACCCGGCTATCTGGGTGTTTCTTATGATCTGAAGGGAAAGGAAGAGTACAATGTCCATGTGGATATCCCTGGAGATTTTACGGTTTACAATTCATTGGCCGCTATCTCTCTGTGCCGCCATATGGGGATCCAGAAGTCCGATGTGCTGGATGCGTTAAATACGATTCAGGTAAAAGGACGTCTGGAGATTATAAAAACACCGGGAGAATATACACTGATGATCGATTATGCCCACAATGCCATGAGTCTTGAGAGTCTTCTCACGACAATCCGCAAATACGAACCAAAAAAGATCTACTGTCTGTTCGGCTGCGGAGGCAACCGGGCAAAGGCAAGAAGGTATGAGATGGGAGAAGTGTCCTCAAAGCTTGCAGACTTAACGGTGGTGACTTCTGATAATCCAAGAAATGAAGAACCTATGGATATTATTGATGACATTTTAGTTGGCGTCCACAAGGGTCCGGGCAAATATGTCACGATCCCGGACAGGAAAGAAGCCATCCGCTATTGTATGGAACATGCCGGCAAGGGAGATATCGTTATTCTTGCTGGAAAAGGGCATGAGGATTACCAGGAGATCAGAGGGGTCAAACATCATATGGATGAAAGAGACCTGATCCGTGAGATTATAGAGGAAGCATAACTGAATGGAAAGCTGAAGACGGATGGCACATAAGTGCTTGAGGCCTTTAAGATAAAAGAAATCAAGGAAAAACGGCAGCTTTGTAAGTCTGTCAGAGAAGAGATTAGGAGGAACTATGGATAGCAGAATCAAAGGAACAACAAAATTACTTGGACTGATCGGGTCACCGGTGGGACATTCAGGCTCACCGGCAATGCACAATTATGGCTTTCAGGCATTGGATATTGATGCGGCCTACCTTGCATTTGACATTAAAGAAGAGCAGGTAAAAGACGCCATCAGCGCAGTCCGCACTCTGAATATGAAGGGGATCAATGTGACAATGCCGTGTAAGACAGAAGCGGCAAAATACATGGATGAGTTATCTCCAGCGGCCAGGCTGATCGGTGCAGTCAATACTGTCGTGAACAGGGATGGAAAACTTTACGGTCATATCACTGACGGCGAAGGTTTCGTGGCAAACTTAAATGACCACGGTGTTACAGTGCAGGAAAAGGATATTGTAATCTTCGGCGCAGGAGGCGCGGCAACTGCGATTTTAGTGCAGTGTGCCCTGGACGATGCAAAAGAAATCACGGTGATCAATCCAAGAGATGATTTTTTTGACCGTGCTGAGGAGATGCACAAAAAGCTCCGCGTGGAAGCTCCGGACTGCAAGATTTCACTGATCGATCTGGCAGACGAAGAGGCTGTAAAAAAGGCAGTTTTAAAGACTGATATCCTTATAAACGGAACTCTGCTTGGAATGAAGCCAAAAGAAGATACTTCTGTGATACAGGACACAAGCCTGTTCCATGAGGATATGGTTGTTGCGGACGTTGTATATAATCCAAAAGAGACGAAACTCTTGAAAGATGCCAAGGCAGCAGGCTGCAAAACGGTACAGGGAGACGGAATGCTCTTATGGCAGGGAGTTGCAGCGTTTAAACTGTTCACAGGACAGGATATGCCGGTAAAAGAAGTAAAAGAAAAGTTCTTTTCATAACATTTTCACCAGTTCTCCGGCTTGCTGTCTCAGGGACGTAAGATTTTCTAACTTTCAGCAAAGTCTCTCCGGCGGCCCGTTCGGAACTCGCTGACGCTCAGACAGCCTCACTGCGCGATGCGCACCGCCTCCGAGTCTTTGCTTCAAGAAGAAAAACTAACGTCCCTTCGAATGCAAGGCCTCCGAACTGGTGAAAATGGACGTAATGTCTGCTGGAGCAGGCTGCTACAAGACAAAAGGCGCCACCTCTAAGAGTTTTTCTTCATTGTTGGAAGGAGGCCTTTCCAGAGCCGACTGGAAACAATGGAGAAAAACTCATAAGATAATACATAGTAAGATAAGAGATAAAAGGATTGCGCAGGCAGTCCTTTTTTTCTTTGTTTCAGTCATAACTTGCGAAGAGCCTGCATATACTTTAACAGTCTATCGTAGGAGGATATTATGGATTACTTTAATGTATATAAGGATATTATGGCCAGGACCAATGGAGAAATCTACATTGGTGTGGTAGGTCCCGTGAGGACTGGAAAGAGTACATTTATCAAGCGGTTTATGAATCTGATGGTTCTGCCGAATATGGAAAAT
Coding sequences within:
- a CDS encoding shikimate dehydrogenase produces the protein MDSRIKGTTKLLGLIGSPVGHSGSPAMHNYGFQALDIDAAYLAFDIKEEQVKDAISAVRTLNMKGINVTMPCKTEAAKYMDELSPAARLIGAVNTVVNRDGKLYGHITDGEGFVANLNDHGVTVQEKDIVIFGAGGAATAILVQCALDDAKEITVINPRDDFFDRAEEMHKKLRVEAPDCKISLIDLADEEAVKKAVLKTDILINGTLLGMKPKEDTSVIQDTSLFHEDMVVADVVYNPKETKLLKDAKAAGCKTVQGDGMLLWQGVAAFKLFTGQDMPVKEVKEKFFS
- a CDS encoding UDP-N-acetylmuramoyl-L-alanyl-D-glutamate--2,6-diaminopimelate ligase — translated: MKLSKLLERSEYRLVQGQEDTEISTLVYDSRKVEEGSVFVCISGAAFDGHKFVGQVAEQGAKAVVVERDVEVPEGVTVIRFDDTRRALAEMSAAYFGYPAEELTTIGITGTKGKTTITYMIQSVLEHAGQKTGLIGTIETVIGEERIPSVNTTPESYVIQESFRRMADEGCKNVVMEVSSQGLMLHRVSGFTFDYGIFTNLAEDHIGENEHKDMDDYIHCKSLLFQQCRQGIVNGDDAYVERIIKGHTCSLETFGMDEANDVYAQNIKRIQEPGYLGVSYDLKGKEEYNVHVDIPGDFTVYNSLAAISLCRHMGIQKSDVLDALNTIQVKGRLEIIKTPGEYTLMIDYAHNAMSLESLLTTIRKYEPKKIYCLFGCGGNRAKARRYEMGEVSSKLADLTVVTSDNPRNEEPMDIIDDILVGVHKGPGKYVTIPDRKEAIRYCMEHAGKGDIVILAGKGHEDYQEIRGVKHHMDERDLIREIIEEA